The Corynebacterium occultum sequence TCGAAGTTCGGTGGCACCTGCATGAATGTGGGCTGCATCCCGACGAAAATGTACGTCCATGCCGCTGATACCGCTCTGGCGACCCGTCAGGCTGACCGCCTGGGCATCGACTCCCAGGTCAACGGCGTCGACTGGGACAGCATCGTCGACCGTGTCTTCACCAACCGCATCGATCTGATCGCCGCCGGTGGTGAAGAATACCGTCGGGGCCCGGAGACCCCGAACATCACCGTCTATGACCAGCACGCCAGCTTCGTCGGGCCGCGTACCATCCGCACCGGCCAGGGTTCCCAGGAGAAGATCATCTCCGGTGATCAGGTGGTCATCGCCACCGGTTCCCGCCCCTTCATCCCCCAGATGATCATCAACTCCGGGGTCACCTACCACACCAATGAGACCATCATGCGGTTGGCGAAGCAGCCGAAGTCCCTGATCATCATGGGTGGCGGCTTCATCGCGATGGAGTTCGCGCATGTCTTCGAGGGACTGGGTACCGAGGTCACCGTGGTCAACCGTTCCCACAAGCTGCTGCGACACCTGGACCCGGACCTGGCTGGCCCCTTCACCGAGATCTCCGCCCAGCGTTTCAACGCCCACCTGGGGCAGACCGTGGTCGGTGCCTCCGAAAATGAAAATGGCATCACCATCACCCTGGAGAACGGCACCAAGCTGACTGCTGAGGCACTCCTGGTGGCCACCGGCCGCACCCCCAACGGTGACCAGATGGCCCTGGAGAACGCCGGCGTGAAGATGGCCGGCGAGCGCATCAAGATCGATGAGTTCGGTCGTACCAGCGCCGAGGGTGTCTGGGCCCTGGGTGATGTCTCCTCCCCCTACCAGCTCAAGCATGTGGCCAACGCCGAGACCCGCGCGGTGCGCCATAACCTGGCCAACCCGGATGATCTCAAACCGATGCCGCATGAGCTGGTCCCCTCCGCCATCTTCACCAACCCGCAGATCGCGACCGTCGGCATGACCGAGGAAGAGTCTCGCGAGGCCGGCCATGATGTGACCGTCAAGGTCCAGAAATACGGTGATGTGGCCTACGGCTGGGCCATGGAGGATCAGACCGGCCTGGTCAAGCTGATCGCAGACCGTGCCAGTGGCAAACTGCTCGGTGCCCACTACATGGGCCCTCAGGCCTCCACCCTGATCCAGCAGATGATCACCATCATGGCTTTTGACCTGGATGTCCGCGAGGTGGCCACCAAGCAGTACTGGATCCATCCCGCCCTGCCCGAGGTCACCGAGAACGCGCTCCTGGGCCTCGAGTTCTAGGCTTTCTTCCCGCTGCTGCCAGGGGCCCCACCGTTCAGCGCACCCCTTCGACATCTTCCCCGCCTGCCCCTTCCCCAGAGAGCCGGCGGGGAATTCTTTTCCAAACCCGCTGTGAATCCGGACACAAGGGGTTAATCTCAGGCCATGACACTGACCTTCATCCCCACAGCGGACCTGGTGGACATCATCGGTGCCGAAGACGCCCGTAGTTGTGACACCCAGTTCCGGGACTTCGGCGGCAACACCGACTTCTGCGGTGTGATCAGCACCGTCTCCTGTTACCAGGACAACGGCCTGGTCAAAACGGTTCTCAATGAGCCCAACCCCGGTGGAGTCCTCGTCATCGACGGTTACGCTTCCCTGCACACCGCTCTGATGGGCGACCTGATCGCGCAGGCCGGGGTGGACAACGGCTGGGCCGGGGTCGTCATCAACGGCGCCATCCGGGACTCCGCTGCCGTGGGCACCATGAGTTTCGGCTGCAAGGCGCTGGGCACCAACCCCCGGAAATCCGCCAAGGACGGCATCGGTGAGCGTGATGCGGTACTCAACTTCGGTGGGGTGGATTTCGTGCCCGGCCACATCCTCTACGCCGACGCCGACGGCATCATCATCACCGAAGACCCGATCGAGACACCCCAGACCTAGCTGCCACCACCACCGCCTGCCCTAAAGATCAGTGGGCGAGTTCGAGCGGCTACGGCCGGCGGTGGCCTGGGTCAGGGCACCGATCACCATGGTCAGCACTACCGCGGCCACGATGATCAGGGGCAGCTGTTCCGTGGCGGGCTGCCAGACAAAGCGTTGTTGCCCGTCGACGACGGCGGCTGCGATCCAGGAACCGAAGGCGCTGCCCACCAGGGAACCGATCAACGCCGCGGGAGCACTGAGCAGCAGCAACTCCAGTCCCAGTGCCGCCTGCTGCCCCAGGGGGGTGACACCCACGCTATTGAGGATCGCCCGGTCCCGGGCCCGGTCCCGTACTGAAAGTGCCACCGTGTTCGCGATACCGACCGCCGCGATGATCAGGGAGACCAGCATCAGCAGGGTGGAGATGGTGAGCATCCGGAAGGCCAGTTCCTCAGCATTGGAACGCGCACTGAACTCCTCAGCGAGGGCGACCTGCTGGCCCTGTCCGGCGAGGAAGTCACGCAACTCATTCAGAGCGGCACTGTCCGACGCCTGATCTGCGGCACCCTCCATGCGCAACAGCGCCAACGGCATCGGCAGTTCAGGGGCCTGCTCCACCGGCACCCCACGTTGAATGGCGACCTTCTCCTGGGCATCCCAGGCGATGTCGGCGTCGATCATCGTCCGTAGACCATCGTCATAGAGCACCGTCACCTCATAGGGATTGCCGAAAACCTCAATGCTGGTCACCGAACCCTCCACCAGCTCTGACCGCAGGTCGGAGTGCTCCCCCAGGATCAGCTCATTGGGGCCGGCCACCCGGATGCCGGTCGACTGCTGCCGGATCACCGCTTCAGCGTCCTCCTTCGAAAGTGCGAAGGCGTTATCGCTACGGCCCTGGTTGGCGGTGACGGTGACAGCCGGCGGGGCAGCCACTGCGGCGACCCCCTCCAGTTCCTGCAGCTGGTCCACCAGCGGCTGGGAAAGCGTCTCCCCCACCCCGGTCACCACCACATCCGCGGTGGACTCCCCGGCACTGCGTTCTCCGATGGCGGTGCCGATCCGCTCCTGCCCGGTCAGCACCGCCGAGACCAGGGCGGTGGCAGCCACCAGAATGGCCACCAGAGAGGCAGAACGCAGGGTCTGCCGACCCGCGAAACTGGCGGCCAGACCGAGATGGGCACTCAACTTCTGCAGCGGTACCGAGAGCAAGGACAGCAGCCAGGGCAACAGGCCGGCAACCAGCAGCACCACACCCATGACCGCCAGACCGGCGGAACCGACCGCCACCACCACTGTTTCGGTGGCGGTGGTGGTGTCCAACAAGGTGGTGCCGTACCGACCACAGAAGATCAGTCCGACACCGATGAGGATCAGCAGGGTCCTCGCCAGCAGATTCGCTGATGTGGAACCCCTGGCCTGCAGGGAGGCCACCACCGGGCTGCGCAGCACCCGCCGGGAGGCCGGCAAGGCGGCAGCCACCGTCAGCAGCACCGCTGCAATACCGATGATCAGGTAGGCGGCCGGCTCCAACACCACCTCCACGATGGGAACGTCCACCCCGATGGCGTTGGCGTTCTCGATGGCGAAACCAGCCAGGAAGTATCCGGTGGGCACACCGAGTACGCAACCGAGGACAGACAGCAGCACCGCTTCCAGGATCACCGAGAAGGTCAACTGTCCACTGCCGCCACCGATGGCACGAAGCAGGGCGTATTCGCGCTGCCGCTTGGAGGCGATCACCAGGTAGGAGGAGAAGATGACCAAGGCTGCGACCACCGCCACCACGGCCAGGAAAGCTCCCAGCAGCATGAAGTAGGCGCTCCGGTCACCGAGGAATTCGGCGGCGAGGCGGTCCCCGTGCACCTTGGAGGTGGCCACGGTTCCCTTCGCCCGGTCAACACTGAGCAGGGTGCTCTCAACCGTTGCCGCCAGCTGCTCCGGACTGTCGCCCAGTCCGGCACCGGCGATGCGTATCTCACCGCGGATGGTGTCCGGGAACCATTCCGCCATGGCCTGGGGGTCAGCCAACCAGAGATTAAGGCCCCGCGCCTCCTCATGGGGCGCGGGTTCCGCCTTGCCGACGACGACTACGGTGGCCCGGTTACTGCTCTGCCCGGGCCGGATCTGCAGCTGGGTACCCACCTGCACCGCAGGGTCGGTGCTCATCACCTCGCCCGGGCCCAGCGGCAGGCGCCCTTCGGAGATGGTGCGCCATTGTTGTGGCCCCTCGGAGATGGCCTGCAGATAACCGCTGTCATAGAGCGAGTCGGAGACCTCGACTGCGGCACTGGCGGACTGATCAAAGGCAATGTCGCCGATGGCGGGTTCCTGCGCGAAGGCACCGATGATCGCGTCCACGGTGGGGCGGTCGGTGCTGGACAGGGTAACCACCACATCGCTGGCCGCATAGGGCTGGGCGTACATCTGATTCACCGATTGAGTCAGTGAGGAGGTGATGGCGGCGGTGGCGACAGTGATGGCCACGGCGGCGAAGATGCTGAAGAAGAGGGAGAGATATCGGAGGGTACGTCGACG is a genomic window containing:
- the rraA gene encoding ribonuclease E activity regulator RraA yields the protein MTLTFIPTADLVDIIGAEDARSCDTQFRDFGGNTDFCGVISTVSCYQDNGLVKTVLNEPNPGGVLVIDGYASLHTALMGDLIAQAGVDNGWAGVVINGAIRDSAAVGTMSFGCKALGTNPRKSAKDGIGERDAVLNFGGVDFVPGHILYADADGIIITEDPIETPQT
- a CDS encoding ABC transporter permease translates to MLKLALAQLRRRTLRYLSLFFSIFAAVAITVATAAITSSLTQSVNQMYAQPYAASDVVVTLSSTDRPTVDAIIGAFAQEPAIGDIAFDQSASAAVEVSDSLYDSGYLQAISEGPQQWRTISEGRLPLGPGEVMSTDPAVQVGTQLQIRPGQSSNRATVVVVGKAEPAPHEEARGLNLWLADPQAMAEWFPDTIRGEIRIAGAGLGDSPEQLAATVESTLLSVDRAKGTVATSKVHGDRLAAEFLGDRSAYFMLLGAFLAVVAVVAALVIFSSYLVIASKRQREYALLRAIGGGSGQLTFSVILEAVLLSVLGCVLGVPTGYFLAGFAIENANAIGVDVPIVEVVLEPAAYLIIGIAAVLLTVAAALPASRRVLRSPVVASLQARGSTSANLLARTLLILIGVGLIFCGRYGTTLLDTTTATETVVVAVGSAGLAVMGVVLLVAGLLPWLLSLLSVPLQKLSAHLGLAASFAGRQTLRSASLVAILVAATALVSAVLTGQERIGTAIGERSAGESTADVVVTGVGETLSQPLVDQLQELEGVAAVAAPPAVTVTANQGRSDNAFALSKEDAEAVIRQQSTGIRVAGPNELILGEHSDLRSELVEGSVTSIEVFGNPYEVTVLYDDGLRTMIDADIAWDAQEKVAIQRGVPVEQAPELPMPLALLRMEGAADQASDSAALNELRDFLAGQGQQVALAEEFSARSNAEELAFRMLTISTLLMLVSLIIAAVGIANTVALSVRDRARDRAILNSVGVTPLGQQAALGLELLLLSAPAALIGSLVGSAFGSWIAAAVVDGQQRFVWQPATEQLPLIIVAAVVLTMVIGALTQATAGRSRSNSPTDL
- the mtr gene encoding mycothione reductase, giving the protein MSEIKVDAHYDLIIIGGGSGNSIPGPEHDDMSIAIIEKSKFGGTCMNVGCIPTKMYVHAADTALATRQADRLGIDSQVNGVDWDSIVDRVFTNRIDLIAAGGEEYRRGPETPNITVYDQHASFVGPRTIRTGQGSQEKIISGDQVVIATGSRPFIPQMIINSGVTYHTNETIMRLAKQPKSLIIMGGGFIAMEFAHVFEGLGTEVTVVNRSHKLLRHLDPDLAGPFTEISAQRFNAHLGQTVVGASENENGITITLENGTKLTAEALLVATGRTPNGDQMALENAGVKMAGERIKIDEFGRTSAEGVWALGDVSSPYQLKHVANAETRAVRHNLANPDDLKPMPHELVPSAIFTNPQIATVGMTEEESREAGHDVTVKVQKYGDVAYGWAMEDQTGLVKLIADRASGKLLGAHYMGPQASTLIQQMITIMAFDLDVREVATKQYWIHPALPEVTENALLGLEF